A region of Fibrobacter succinogenes subsp. succinogenes S85 DNA encodes the following proteins:
- a CDS encoding glycosyltransferase family 2 protein has protein sequence MTPKVSVILPSYNHELYVEAAVRSVMEQTGVDFELIVIDDGSKDRTPEILKRLADELKFTYIHRPNKGVVPTLIEALALARGRYVCSFSSDDIMPPDRLKKQSDFLDAHPEAASCFGQIVSLYEGDKIGSEMDVRYLRSVPQISFEESFLGQKALHGCAEMFDREKILAIGGYDKRYYFEDYPLYLSILYHYGPQPVSKDFVCCYYREHGDNLHVDNNRIFSEILRILAENYSKHPLYKKAVRCWKANWFSAVAAQSKLKALRLIPKVISLSPRFWMRLPKLFIPRKLLKF, from the coding sequence ATGACTCCAAAAGTTTCTGTAATCTTGCCTAGCTATAACCATGAGCTGTATGTCGAAGCTGCTGTGCGTTCCGTGATGGAACAGACTGGAGTTGACTTTGAGCTGATTGTCATTGACGATGGAAGCAAGGACCGTACCCCAGAAATTCTAAAGCGTCTGGCCGACGAACTGAAATTTACGTACATCCATCGACCGAATAAGGGCGTTGTACCGACGCTTATAGAAGCTCTTGCTCTTGCGCGTGGCCGCTATGTCTGTTCGTTTTCTTCTGATGACATCATGCCACCGGATCGCCTTAAAAAGCAGAGCGATTTTCTAGATGCGCACCCGGAAGCCGCATCGTGTTTTGGGCAGATTGTTTCGCTATACGAAGGCGATAAGATTGGCTCCGAAATGGACGTTCGCTACCTGCGGAGTGTCCCTCAGATTTCTTTTGAAGAATCCTTCCTGGGGCAGAAGGCATTGCATGGCTGTGCTGAAATGTTTGATCGCGAGAAGATTCTTGCTATCGGCGGTTACGATAAGCGGTATTATTTTGAAGATTATCCGCTTTATCTGAGCATTCTTTACCACTATGGCCCGCAACCGGTTTCAAAGGATTTTGTGTGCTGCTATTACCGGGAACACGGCGACAATCTGCATGTGGACAATAACCGCATTTTTAGCGAAATTTTGCGTATCTTGGCGGAAAACTACAGCAAGCACCCGTTGTATAAAAAAGCGGTCCGCTGCTGGAAGGCAAACTGGTTTTCTGCCGTTGCTGCCCAAAGCAAGCTCAAGGCGCTCCGCCTGATTCCGAAGGTGATTTCGCTTTCGCCCCGGTTTTGGATGCGCCTGCCGAAGTTGTTTATCCCTAGAAAATTGCTGAAATTTTAG
- a CDS encoding NAD-dependent deacylase has protein sequence MKRKRLVVLTGAGISAESGLRTFRGNDGMWEHENIEDVCTPDALRRDPKRVKDFYNFLRKGLPEHAPNAAHIALAKLEERLGDEFLLVTQNVDDLHERGGSKRVLHMHGDLMKLRCTKNEHEFEFTGEETLDTKCPICGSPVRPDIVFFGETPLYMDEIQEALMNCDEFAYIGTSSVVYPAAGFKSFAKSYGAKVTCLNLEAPYGDPYTDVVIQGKATEVVPKWCEEFK, from the coding sequence ATGAAACGTAAAAGACTCGTCGTACTGACAGGCGCTGGAATCAGCGCGGAATCTGGCCTCCGCACATTCCGCGGAAACGACGGCATGTGGGAACACGAAAACATCGAAGATGTCTGCACACCGGACGCCCTTCGCCGTGACCCGAAGCGCGTCAAGGACTTTTACAACTTCTTGCGAAAGGGCCTCCCCGAGCACGCTCCGAATGCGGCACACATCGCGCTTGCGAAGCTCGAAGAGCGCCTCGGCGACGAATTCTTGCTGGTGACGCAGAATGTCGACGACCTCCACGAACGTGGAGGAAGCAAGCGCGTTTTGCACATGCACGGCGACTTGATGAAACTCCGTTGCACTAAAAACGAGCACGAATTTGAATTCACGGGTGAAGAAACTTTGGACACAAAATGCCCGATTTGCGGAAGCCCCGTGCGCCCGGACATCGTGTTCTTTGGCGAAACGCCGTTGTACATGGACGAGATTCAAGAAGCTCTGATGAATTGCGACGAATTCGCCTACATCGGCACTAGCAGCGTCGTGTATCCGGCAGCAGGGTTCAAGAGCTTTGCGAAATCCTACGGAGCAAAAGTCACTTGCTTAAATCTTGAAGCACCCTATGGCGACCCGTACACGGACGTCGTCATTCAAGGAAAAGCGACCGAAGTCGTTCCCAAGTGGTGCGAAGAATTCAAATAG
- a CDS encoding thioredoxin-like domain-containing protein encodes MSKIIRAICILSLFSVSAFAGPWLGLIYKKDLYQNHLALRVSGVHPESGCLAAGVVSGDLVIGFGGKDLVNVAQMQDVLKTAKVGSKVAIEIFRDGKRIPLTVTLTERPDDISSLTGSAIGSKMAEFGKNFYKNGEKRKDAPKATLLDFWATWCGPCRQTLPVLEKIYNKYSSQGLEVIGISSEQTKPLLAFYKKQHASPYPLYRDADQGLWRRYGIHAVPTLMLLDSNGYIKRVWSGAPSFEMLEKLVLEVLEK; translated from the coding sequence ATGTCGAAAATCATTCGTGCCATTTGTATTCTTTCGCTTTTCTCGGTTTCCGCATTTGCGGGGCCGTGGCTTGGACTTATTTATAAAAAGGATCTCTATCAAAATCACTTAGCGCTCCGCGTTTCTGGCGTGCATCCTGAATCGGGTTGCTTGGCGGCTGGTGTCGTTTCTGGCGACCTTGTTATCGGTTTTGGTGGCAAGGACTTGGTGAATGTCGCTCAGATGCAGGATGTTTTGAAAACTGCAAAAGTGGGTTCTAAGGTGGCGATTGAAATCTTCCGCGATGGCAAGCGTATTCCGCTGACGGTAACGCTGACTGAACGCCCGGACGACATTTCTAGCCTCACCGGGTCTGCCATAGGAAGCAAGATGGCTGAATTCGGCAAGAACTTCTACAAGAACGGCGAAAAGAGAAAGGATGCTCCGAAGGCGACTCTTCTCGACTTCTGGGCGACCTGGTGCGGGCCTTGCCGCCAGACGCTCCCCGTGCTTGAAAAAATCTACAACAAGTATTCTAGCCAGGGACTCGAAGTCATCGGCATTTCATCTGAACAGACCAAGCCGCTCCTTGCGTTCTACAAGAAACAGCATGCCTCCCCGTATCCGCTTTACCGCGATGCGGACCAGGGACTCTGGCGCCGTTACGGGATTCACGCTGTTCCGACGCTCATGCTCCTTGATTCAAACGGTTACATCAAGCGCGTCTGGAGCGGCGCCCCGAGCTTCGAAATGCTCGAAAAGTTAGTCCTTGAAGTCTTGGAAAAATAG
- a CDS encoding DegT/DnrJ/EryC1/StrS family aminotransferase: MAKVPFLDLKLLNAPYMESLKEAASSVVESGWYIRGHYGEQFERAFAEYCGVKYAVGVGNGLDALTLMLRASMELGRLRAGDEILVPSNTYIATVLAVSAVGLKPVLVEPAENSYDMDPKRLKDACGARTRGILVVHLYGRLCAMDEICEFANEHGLLLFEDSAQAHGARLGDGRCAGSFGSAAAYSFYPTKNLGALGDAGMVLTNDTDIANAVRSLGNYGSEQKYVNMYKGVNSRLDEMQAALLLAKLPHLDECNDRRREIAARYCRDIKNDKVILPELPATPSEHVYHVFVIRLKSEEARDEMQKFLTAHGIGTLIHYPIPPHLQEAYAHEFSGEYPIAEAMAKTILSIPMSPVMTDDEVSEVIGAINEF, encoded by the coding sequence ATGGCAAAAGTTCCCTTTCTCGACCTCAAGCTTTTAAACGCCCCGTACATGGAATCCTTGAAGGAGGCCGCGAGTTCCGTCGTGGAGTCGGGCTGGTACATTCGTGGACATTATGGCGAACAATTTGAACGAGCTTTTGCCGAATATTGTGGTGTGAAATACGCAGTGGGCGTGGGGAATGGGCTTGATGCGCTTACGCTCATGTTGCGTGCTTCGATGGAACTTGGAAGGCTTAGGGCTGGCGACGAAATCCTGGTACCGTCGAATACGTATATCGCGACCGTCCTTGCTGTTAGCGCTGTTGGGCTCAAGCCGGTGCTTGTGGAACCTGCCGAAAATAGCTATGACATGGATCCGAAACGCTTGAAGGATGCCTGTGGGGCGCGCACTCGTGGAATTCTTGTAGTTCATTTGTACGGGCGCCTCTGTGCGATGGATGAAATATGCGAGTTTGCCAATGAACATGGCTTGCTGCTGTTTGAAGACAGTGCGCAAGCTCATGGGGCGCGACTTGGCGATGGTCGTTGTGCAGGTTCATTTGGCTCGGCTGCCGCTTACAGCTTTTACCCGACAAAGAATCTGGGGGCGCTTGGCGATGCGGGAATGGTCCTGACGAACGATACGGATATTGCAAATGCCGTCCGTTCCCTGGGCAATTATGGCTCCGAACAAAAATATGTGAACATGTACAAGGGCGTGAACTCTCGCCTGGACGAAATGCAGGCGGCTCTTTTGCTTGCAAAGCTTCCGCATTTGGATGAATGCAATGATCGACGCCGGGAAATTGCAGCTCGCTATTGCCGTGATATTAAAAATGACAAAGTCATTCTGCCCGAACTTCCTGCAACGCCTTCGGAACATGTTTACCATGTGTTTGTAATTCGCTTAAAGAGCGAAGAAGCTCGCGACGAAATGCAGAAGTTCTTGACTGCCCACGGAATAGGGACGCTTATTCATTATCCGATTCCGCCGCATTTGCAAGAGGCTTATGCCCACGAATTTAGCGGTGAGTACCCGATTGCAGAAGCGATGGCAAAGACGATACTCAGCATTCCCATGAGTCCCGTGATGACCGACGACGAAGTCTCCGAAGTGATTGGAGCCATTAATGAGTTCTAG
- a CDS encoding M20/M25/M40 family metallo-hydrolase: MQNQIKKDIHENMPRYIDMLSSLVAIPSISFDNFDQKYVLDSANAVKAMFEKAGLTNIQFLMPPSGRPSVYAESLTSPDKPTILLYAHHDVQPPMREALWDTPPFTATQKGDRLFGRGTADDKAGIITHLAALEQVRRELKGNGPNLKFIIEGEEESGSAGFERILTEHAELLKSDAVIIADLGNFAKGTPSITTTLRGMSAINVTLRATKAPLHSGSWSGPIPDPAQALCRMIASLTDKDGKILIPHYEDDIIPPTKEELESYKSLGMTEEIFRNDGGVLEQVKLNVPEDEILLSLWRRPSIIVSTIESGSRVNAGNVLQDSAYARIGIRLAPGMDAVRCTDMLADFLKAQVPNNMEITIDKEDGANPFTTDTNHPFFKKMSEAMADAYASPTKFIGCGASIPGAELFRNTLGNVPILLTGLEDPECNAHGENESLYLPDFESGIVAEALFFASIS; the protein is encoded by the coding sequence ATGCAAAATCAAATCAAAAAAGATATTCACGAAAACATGCCGCGCTATATCGACATGCTTTCGAGCCTGGTAGCCATTCCATCCATCAGTTTTGACAATTTTGACCAAAAGTACGTTTTGGATAGCGCGAACGCCGTCAAGGCGATGTTTGAAAAAGCGGGACTCACGAACATCCAGTTTTTGATGCCGCCGAGCGGGCGCCCGAGCGTTTATGCAGAAAGCCTCACCAGCCCGGACAAGCCGACCATCCTTTTGTACGCGCATCACGACGTGCAGCCGCCCATGCGAGAAGCTTTGTGGGACACGCCGCCGTTTACCGCTACGCAGAAAGGCGACCGCCTCTTTGGACGAGGCACCGCTGATGACAAGGCTGGCATCATCACGCATCTCGCAGCCCTCGAACAGGTCCGCCGCGAGCTCAAGGGCAACGGTCCGAACCTCAAGTTTATCATTGAAGGTGAAGAAGAATCCGGGAGCGCAGGCTTCGAAAGGATTCTCACGGAACATGCAGAACTCTTGAAGAGCGACGCCGTCATTATTGCAGACCTCGGGAACTTCGCAAAGGGAACGCCGTCCATCACGACGACGCTCCGCGGCATGAGCGCCATCAACGTGACGCTCCGCGCGACAAAGGCCCCACTCCATTCCGGCTCATGGTCTGGCCCGATTCCCGACCCCGCCCAGGCTCTTTGCCGCATGATTGCAAGCCTCACCGACAAGGACGGCAAGATTCTCATCCCGCATTACGAAGACGACATTATCCCGCCGACCAAGGAAGAGCTTGAATCTTACAAGTCGCTCGGCATGACTGAAGAAATTTTCCGCAACGACGGCGGCGTTCTCGAGCAAGTGAAGTTGAACGTGCCGGAAGACGAAATTCTGCTCTCGCTGTGGCGCCGCCCGAGCATCATCGTGAGCACGATTGAATCCGGCTCCCGCGTGAACGCCGGCAATGTGCTGCAAGATAGCGCCTATGCCCGAATCGGCATCCGCCTTGCACCCGGCATGGACGCCGTGAGATGCACCGACATGCTCGCCGACTTCCTCAAGGCCCAAGTTCCAAACAACATGGAAATCACCATTGACAAGGAAGACGGTGCCAATCCATTCACGACCGACACGAACCACCCGTTCTTCAAGAAAATGAGCGAAGCCATGGCGGACGCTTACGCCTCCCCCACCAAGTTCATTGGATGCGGCGCAAGCATCCCAGGCGCAGAACTTTTCCGCAACACGCTCGGTAACGTCCCGATTTTGCTCACGGGTCTCGAAGACCCGGAATGCAACGCCCATGGCGAAAACGAAAGCCTTTACCTGCCCGATTTCGAAAGCGGCATCGTTGCAGAAGCGCTTTTCTTTGCATCCATTTCGTAA
- a CDS encoding ABC transporter ATP-binding protein, whose amino-acid sequence MFRRETRDERREERVILSEVEGSSKVPVLRVKEVSVAFGFDKNGNSRDGRKPLQVTDRVSFDIFPGEFFALVGESGCGKSVTAMSILRLLPWPSAKIVNGEILFDVGANDAQAQDSRDADDGNANSRDLATLPLKDLQSVRGSEIACIFQEPMQALNPVVTIKKQLLEVFKFGAVSKNTQSKQDSAPSRGSSSSSERSGGDPVNSPLDLIREQLRLAGFNDPDRVLNSYSHELSGGMLQRVCIVMALLPKPKLIIADEPTTALDVTVQAQVLAVLKEMAEKTGTAVLLITHNMGIVSQYAHRVAVMYAGRIVEEGPVREVINHPMHPYTQGLLAAIPESHSDLRTLASIPGAVPHPKDFAKGCRFADRCCKCAQASAEVREKCLSAELPTKIAEANHFAYCFCAK is encoded by the coding sequence ATGTTTAGACGAGAGACGAGAGACGAGAGACGAGAGGAACGCGTCATCCTGAGCGAAGTTGAAGGATCCAGTAAAGTCCCCGTTTTGCGTGTAAAAGAAGTTTCGGTGGCGTTCGGGTTCGACAAGAACGGTAACTCGCGTGACGGCAGGAAACCGTTGCAAGTGACGGACCGCGTCTCGTTTGACATTTTCCCGGGCGAATTCTTTGCGTTGGTGGGCGAGTCCGGTTGCGGAAAGAGCGTGACTGCGATGAGTATTTTGCGCTTGTTGCCGTGGCCAAGCGCAAAGATTGTGAACGGCGAGATTTTGTTCGATGTGGGGGCGAATGATGCGCAGGCTCAAGATTCGCGCGATGCTGACGATGGCAATGCGAATTCTCGTGACCTAGCGACACTTCCGCTCAAAGACTTGCAATCTGTCCGCGGTTCCGAAATTGCTTGCATTTTCCAGGAACCGATGCAAGCGTTGAACCCTGTTGTTACTATCAAAAAGCAACTTCTCGAAGTTTTCAAGTTCGGCGCAGTCTCGAAAAATACGCAGTCCAAACAAGATTCCGCGCCATCTCGTGGCAGTTCGTCATCCTCGGAGCGAAGCGGAGGGGATCCAGTCAACTCGCCGTTGGACTTAATCCGCGAGCAACTCCGTTTGGCTGGTTTCAACGACCCTGACCGCGTTTTGAATTCGTATTCGCACGAACTTTCAGGCGGTATGCTCCAACGCGTCTGCATCGTGATGGCGCTTTTGCCAAAGCCAAAATTGATCATCGCCGATGAACCGACAACTGCTTTGGATGTGACTGTGCAAGCTCAAGTTCTTGCTGTGCTCAAGGAAATGGCCGAGAAAACGGGAACAGCAGTTCTCCTCATAACGCACAACATGGGAATTGTTTCGCAGTACGCACACCGCGTTGCTGTGATGTATGCCGGCCGCATTGTCGAAGAAGGCCCCGTTCGCGAAGTCATCAACCATCCGATGCACCCGTACACGCAAGGCCTCCTTGCTGCGATTCCCGAAAGCCATAGCGACTTGCGCACGCTCGCGTCCATTCCGGGGGCTGTGCCGCATCCAAAGGATTTTGCCAAGGGTTGCCGCTTTGCCGATCGCTGCTGTAAATGCGCACAGGCTTCTGCCGAAGTTCGCGAAAAATGTCTTTCCGCCGAACTCCCGACGAAAATTGCCGAAGCGAATCATTTCGCCTATTGCTTTTGTGCCAAGTAA
- the gap gene encoding type I glyceraldehyde-3-phosphate dehydrogenase has protein sequence MALKLGINGFGRIGRMVFRAAVENFSKDITVVGINDLLDADYLAYMLKYDSVHGQFNHDIKVEGNFLIVDGNKIQIFAEKDPTNITWGALDVDVVVESTGFFLTAELAEAHLKAGAKKVIMSAPSKDSTPMFVYGVNDKTYAGQKIISNASCTTNCLAPISKVLNEKFGIVRGLMTTVHAATATQKTVDGPSKKDWRGGRGILENIIPSSTGAAKAVGKVLPELNGKLTGMSLRVPTSDVSFVDLTAELKNAPAADKDAAYAAICAAMKEASEGELKGILGYTEDAVVSTDFRNNSCTSIFDAKAGIQLDPTFVKVCSWYDNEWGYSNKVCEMARVITNYKG, from the coding sequence ATGGCTCTCAAACTCGGTATTAATGGTTTCGGTCGTATCGGCCGTATGGTCTTCCGCGCTGCTGTGGAAAACTTCTCCAAGGACATCACTGTTGTCGGTATCAACGACCTTCTTGACGCTGACTACCTCGCATACATGCTCAAGTATGACTCCGTCCACGGTCAGTTCAACCACGACATCAAGGTCGAAGGCAACTTCCTCATTGTTGACGGCAACAAGATCCAGATCTTCGCTGAAAAGGATCCGACCAACATCACTTGGGGCGCTCTCGATGTAGACGTCGTTGTTGAATCCACTGGTTTCTTCCTCACTGCAGAACTTGCTGAAGCCCACCTCAAGGCTGGTGCTAAGAAGGTCATCATGTCTGCTCCGTCTAAGGACTCCACTCCGATGTTTGTGTACGGCGTGAACGACAAGACCTATGCTGGTCAGAAGATCATCTCCAACGCTTCCTGCACCACCAACTGCCTCGCTCCGATCTCCAAGGTCCTCAACGAAAAGTTCGGCATCGTCCGTGGCCTCATGACCACCGTTCACGCTGCAACTGCTACTCAGAAGACCGTTGACGGCCCGTCCAAGAAGGACTGGCGCGGTGGCCGTGGCATCCTCGAAAACATCATCCCGTCTTCTACGGGTGCTGCTAAGGCTGTGGGTAAGGTTCTTCCGGAACTCAACGGCAAGCTCACTGGTATGTCTCTCCGCGTGCCGACTTCCGACGTTTCCTTCGTTGACCTCACTGCTGAACTCAAGAACGCTCCGGCTGCTGACAAGGACGCAGCATACGCAGCAATTTGCGCTGCTATGAAGGAAGCTTCTGAAGGCGAACTCAAGGGCATCCTCGGCTACACCGAAGACGCTGTTGTTTCTACCGACTTCCGCAACAACTCCTGCACTTCTATCTTCGACGCTAAGGCCGGCATCCAGCTCGACCCGACCTTCGTGAAGGTTTGCTCTTGGTACGATAACGAATGGGGCTACAGCAACAAGGTTTGCGAAATGGCTCGCGTTATCACCAACTACAAGGGCTAA
- a CDS encoding dihydroorotate oxidase: MNNNCINHEYYMRVSDRILALIRRIFHNNPEFRHDSLKHVARFAPIIPFMGGRPDLSKTLNRVVTFADGSNPLHFGCPIMLAAGANKTAKRICDFANMGFGGISVGTATRHVREGNTHRPRIGFIENDRAIHNSMGLNNDGVDAVTRRVDTQITAAHRVQMCVGISVAETPGLTDENEKLQDIVESFSIAYRVADYVEINLSCPNTGENRLDLDMTLVNKIFTAITDYRNKQPVRKAIYAKLSPDMPENHTATIMDMLVKVGVNGVVMGNTYPTKKVTDLPVHVKYDDLTPLRADNDRGGMSGRPLYENTVRNVKFIREHYPQMSVIACGGIDHGYKIYDLIKLGVDAVQCYSVVAFRWMAAHAMRKELEEALSKDGFKSLADYDAKNPKG; the protein is encoded by the coding sequence ATGAACAATAATTGCATCAACCACGAATACTATATGCGCGTGAGTGACCGCATTTTGGCACTTATTCGCCGTATTTTCCACAATAATCCAGAATTTCGCCATGATTCCCTGAAGCATGTGGCTCGCTTTGCCCCGATTATACCGTTCATGGGTGGTCGCCCGGACTTGAGCAAGACTCTGAATCGCGTGGTGACGTTTGCGGATGGCTCAAATCCGCTCCATTTTGGTTGCCCGATTATGCTCGCGGCTGGTGCAAACAAGACGGCGAAACGCATTTGCGATTTTGCCAACATGGGCTTTGGAGGCATCTCTGTCGGGACTGCAACCCGCCACGTCCGCGAAGGGAACACGCACAGACCGCGTATCGGTTTTATCGAGAATGACCGTGCAATTCATAATAGCATGGGTCTCAACAACGATGGCGTCGACGCAGTGACCCGTCGCGTGGATACCCAGATTACCGCAGCTCACAGGGTTCAAATGTGCGTGGGCATCTCTGTTGCCGAAACGCCGGGTCTCACGGATGAAAACGAAAAGCTTCAGGACATCGTCGAAAGTTTCTCCATCGCTTACCGCGTGGCGGACTACGTCGAAATCAACCTGAGCTGCCCGAATACGGGGGAGAATCGCCTCGATTTGGACATGACGCTTGTCAACAAAATCTTTACCGCCATCACGGATTATCGCAATAAACAGCCGGTCCGCAAGGCCATTTATGCAAAACTCAGCCCGGATATGCCCGAAAATCACACGGCAACCATCATGGATATGTTGGTGAAGGTGGGCGTGAACGGTGTTGTCATGGGTAACACGTACCCGACAAAGAAAGTTACGGACCTCCCAGTTCATGTGAAGTACGACGATTTGACTCCGCTCCGTGCTGATAATGATCGCGGTGGCATGTCTGGCCGCCCGCTTTACGAAAATACAGTGCGCAATGTCAAGTTTATTCGTGAACATTACCCGCAGATGAGCGTGATTGCTTGTGGTGGCATTGACCACGGCTACAAGATTTATGACCTCATCAAGCTCGGTGTCGATGCGGTGCAGTGCTATTCTGTGGTGGCTTTCCGCTGGATGGCTGCCCATGCGATGCGTAAGGAACTTGAAGAAGCGCTCTCAAAAGACGGTTTCAAGTCTCTCGCCGATTACGATGCCAAGAATCCGAAGGGCTAA
- a CDS encoding FISUMP domain-containing protein — MFCKECHKNLKDFDALIDKMENCPFCGAKLVRPPVKVAQKDVNALCEALVQKVGDSIFANESTLEKELRDLNAPEFADAKDRLFLLVLKQIPSSMYEVRSFSDGEQQEVLEACQRRLCVDLGLSFEPCAQMLDILQEYIWQKRFSLSPNLFESQFVDPRDGQVYKTVRIGDQVWMKEPLKYKCVGYTGEGLYEWSSVNKYCAVRGWRVPSKKDFETLIKTAAGLGLGDPSSVLMSRKGWEKCNVTPTDNLGFEATPVKCSTGISNNFFSHFWTSEDKFCFEIFPGRVTFSTHSQSYVRLIKDDTPETKTPEKK; from the coding sequence ATGTTCTGTAAAGAGTGTCATAAAAATCTAAAAGATTTTGATGCTTTAATCGATAAAATGGAAAATTGCCCGTTCTGCGGTGCAAAATTGGTTCGCCCTCCGGTCAAGGTGGCGCAAAAAGATGTCAATGCATTGTGTGAAGCTCTTGTTCAAAAAGTCGGTGATTCTATTTTCGCAAACGAATCAACTTTGGAAAAAGAACTGCGTGATTTGAATGCTCCCGAATTTGCAGATGCTAAGGACCGTTTGTTCCTGCTTGTCTTAAAGCAAATTCCGTCAAGCATGTATGAGGTCAGAAGTTTTTCGGATGGCGAACAGCAAGAAGTTTTGGAGGCTTGCCAAAGACGACTTTGTGTGGATTTGGGACTCTCTTTTGAACCGTGCGCGCAAATGCTCGATATCTTGCAGGAATACATTTGGCAAAAAAGGTTTTCGCTTTCCCCGAATCTTTTTGAATCACAGTTTGTCGACCCTCGCGATGGTCAGGTCTACAAGACCGTAAGGATTGGCGATCAAGTGTGGATGAAGGAACCCTTGAAGTACAAGTGCGTGGGCTATACGGGCGAGGGCCTGTACGAATGGAGCTCGGTGAACAAGTATTGTGCCGTAAGGGGCTGGCGCGTTCCGAGCAAAAAGGACTTTGAAACATTGATCAAGACTGCTGCTGGTTTAGGGCTTGGTGACCCGTCGAGCGTGCTCATGTCTCGCAAGGGCTGGGAAAAGTGTAATGTGACCCCGACCGATAACTTGGGATTTGAAGCGACTCCGGTCAAATGTAGCACAGGTATCAGCAACAACTTCTTTAGTCATTTCTGGACCTCCGAAGACAAGTTCTGCTTTGAAATTTTCCCTGGGCGAGTAACGTTCAGCACTCACTCGCAATCGTATGTGCGCTTGATCAAGGACGATACTCCGGAAACAAAAACACCAGAAAAGAAATAA
- a CDS encoding O-antigen translocase: MSSRENKTNPQPVNFWKAFMGSGMVTFLNALRVFVVNKLLAMFLPPSAFACVGQFMNFMTMGQATSSLALQNGWVSLSAQNKDNLEQLKGVWRGGFRLTTFASIATFAVALVLCFTVPLESFFPGIHPRLVQAAIIFALPGVFATNIITITASVMNGLGHYRRWALINMVSSLWQMLWVAFFLYSGRLSVLSIVATQSVVAGIFAAQIASRAGFSLREIRKSALDIRAPWLSYALMGIVPMLLSPVVLTFMRQTVGDNLGWDAAGIWQGIWKISDFLTAFFSAILGVIILPRVSAKMTKSEFWGMFRPIFLKTMLLALVAVLILYFGRSLLVAVMLSSSYAGAADYLPVQLLGDFFRVGGWALGLVLIVRRETKKFLTLEICSELVLALSTYAFVKLYEFNGPMMAYALENFLTLVASFVLVSRLKWGEK, encoded by the coding sequence ATGAGTTCTAGGGAAAATAAGACAAATCCTCAGCCTGTGAATTTTTGGAAGGCGTTTATGGGTTCTGGAATGGTGACGTTCCTCAACGCCTTACGTGTTTTTGTGGTGAATAAGCTTCTGGCCATGTTCTTGCCGCCGAGTGCTTTTGCGTGCGTTGGTCAGTTCATGAACTTTATGACAATGGGACAGGCAACGTCTTCGCTTGCGCTCCAGAATGGCTGGGTGAGCCTTAGTGCTCAGAATAAGGACAACTTGGAACAACTGAAGGGTGTGTGGCGTGGCGGTTTTCGCTTGACCACTTTTGCAAGCATTGCCACGTTTGCCGTAGCTCTCGTTCTCTGCTTTACGGTCCCGCTCGAATCGTTTTTCCCGGGCATCCACCCGCGTCTTGTGCAGGCGGCGATTATCTTTGCCTTGCCGGGCGTCTTTGCGACAAACATCATTACGATTACTGCATCCGTGATGAACGGGCTTGGGCATTACCGCCGTTGGGCACTCATCAACATGGTGTCTTCGCTATGGCAAATGCTGTGGGTCGCGTTTTTCCTTTATTCGGGGCGCCTGAGCGTACTTTCGATTGTGGCAACGCAGTCTGTAGTTGCAGGAATTTTTGCGGCGCAAATAGCGTCACGTGCTGGCTTTAGCCTGCGTGAAATCCGCAAGAGCGCGCTTGACATCCGTGCGCCGTGGCTCTCGTATGCGTTGATGGGAATTGTCCCTATGCTCTTGTCGCCTGTGGTGCTCACGTTTATGCGACAGACTGTTGGCGATAATCTAGGGTGGGATGCTGCCGGCATTTGGCAGGGAATCTGGAAAATATCGGATTTCTTGACGGCGTTTTTCTCGGCCATCCTCGGCGTTATAATCTTGCCACGAGTCTCTGCGAAAATGACGAAATCGGAATTCTGGGGAATGTTCCGCCCGATATTCCTTAAGACGATGTTGCTTGCGCTAGTGGCTGTATTGATTCTTTACTTTGGCCGTTCGCTCCTTGTTGCGGTGATGCTTTCTTCATCGTATGCGGGGGCCGCCGATTATCTCCCGGTACAGCTACTTGGCGACTTTTTCCGCGTGGGCGGTTGGGCGCTTGGGCTTGTGCTGATTGTGCGCCGTGAAACAAAGAAATTCCTGACGCTTGAAATTTGTTCGGAACTTGTCTTGGCGCTATCGACTTATGCTTTTGTAAAACTTTATGAGTTTAATGGCCCGATGATGGCGTATGCTCTTGAAAATTTCCTTACGCTTGTTGCTTCATTTGTTCTCGTCAGCCGCTTAAAGTGGGGTGAAAAATGA